GACCAAGCCAGTGTTCAACACGTTCTTTTTTCACTTCAAGACGTACTTCCTGGCCACGCGCCATAGGATTGAAGTAGCCAACTTTTTCGATGAAACGACCATCACGAGCAGAACGGCTATCTGTTACAACGATCTGATAAAATGGGCGCTTCTTAGAACCACCACGAGCTAGACGTATAGTAACCATTAAACTAAATTCCTCAATAAAATCAATAAGCTCCAGAAACAAACTAACTGGACTGTTTTTTCTTAGTAAGCAGAATCAAAAACCAAGTAAATAAAGGGTCTGATTTCATGGCACTTAAGCCAGCTCTGAAAAGACGGGCATTTTACTCTAATTCCACACTTAGATAAAGCAATATTTCGTTTTTTTTAGTCTTATTTTTGCTTCAATGACTCGATGCTTGTTTGGAAGCAAAATAAGCGCTATTTATAAGCGACGATTAGTCCCTTAGAGTTTTTCTAAAAAGGCATTTTCCCCATACCACCACCCATTCCCGGTGGCATGCGACCTTTTAGGCTACGCATCATATTTTTCATGCCGCCCTTGGAAAACTTCTTCATCATTTTTTGCATTTGTTTAAATTGCTTCAACAAACGATTAAGATCCTGAATTTGTGTCCCTGAGCCTGCCGTGATACGTTTTTTTCTAGAACCTTTAATGAATTCAGGTTTTTGACGTTCATAAGGTGTCATGGAGTTAATCAACGCTTCAATTTTGATCAATTCCTTATCATTCACCTGTTCTTTCACTTGGTTGGGAATGTCACTCACTCCGGGTAACTTGTCCATCAGACTGCTCATGCCACCCATTTTTTTCATTTGTAGAATCTGATCACGAAAGTCATCTAAATCAAAATTCTTACCTTTTTTGATTTTTCTAGCGAGCTTGGCGGCTTTTTTATGATCGACTTTATTTTGTGCATCTTCGACCAAACTGAGAATATCACCCATGCCCAGAATACGAGAAGCCAGTCTATCCGGATGGAAAGCTTCTAAAGCATCAACTTTTTCACCCACACCCATAAATTTAATGGGCTTGCCCGTGATTTGACGAATCGATAAAGCCGCACCACCACGCGCATCACCATCGGTTTTGGTCAGAATCACACCAGTCAATGGCAGTGCTTCATCAAATGCCTTGGCGGTATTCGCCGCATCCTGACCGGTCATGCTATCTACAACGAATAAGGTTTCGACTGGATTGATAGCAGCATGCAGGCTTTTGATTTCACCCATCATTTCATCATCAATATGCAATCGACCAGCAGTATCGACAATCACCACATCAAGATGTTTTTTACGGGCATAATCAATAGCATTGAGGCCAATGTCTACCGGCTTTTGAGAGGTGTCACTGGGAAAGAATTCTACATCGACTTCTTTGGCCAGTGTCGCTAACTGTTCTATTGCCGCAGGACGATACACATCAGCACTGGTCACCAGCACTGATTTTTTTTCTTGTTTGAGTAAGCGGGCGAGTTTGGCCACACTGGTGGTCTTACCAGAACCTTGTAAGCCCGCCATTAAAATAACCGCTGGCGGCTGAGCACTTAGATTCAGTGCATTATTACTTTCACCCATCATGACGACAAGTTCATCATTCACTATTTTAATGAATGCCTGACCGGGCGAAATGCTTTCAATGACTTCTTTACCAATAGCTCGCTTTTTTACCTGTTCGATAAAGTCTTTAACCACTGGCAAGGCAACATCCGCTTCTAAGAGCGCCATGCGGACTTCACGCAGTGTATCCTTGATATTATCTTCTGATAAGCGTCCCTGACCGCGTAAATTCTTGACCGTTTTGGCAAGACGTTCCGTTAAACCATCAAACATATTCTCAATGCACCTTAAAATGTTCTGTAAAACAGAGTATTATAATCGCTATTCCACAGACTAGAAAGGCTTATTTGCCAAGATAGCCTAGACTATTGACTTAACAAGCATGAAAATAATTGCCATTCGCAATAAAGCATTCTATTATAGCGAATCACTCACAGACGAATTGATATGTTTATAACTGGATTTATTACTGCCACCCTTTATCTTGCTTCCGGAGCCTGGTTAGGCTTCAACCTGTTAAATGCCAAAATTATTCAGGATGAACCCAATAAAAAGATCCTGGCTATCGGCTTTTTGGCATTGCTTATTCATGCCATCATTTTATATGCCGACACAGTGACTCGTGATGGGCTGAACCCTTCTTTTCTTAATAGTTTTTCGCTGGTTTCCTGGTTAGTCGTCTTACTTTATTTAGTGGCTGAATTCCGCAAACCGGTAGAAACCCTGGGTGTATTAATTTTCCCCACGGCAGCGATTGCGGTCTTTTTACAATTATTCTGGCCTAATGCGACGACACTCGACAATCTCAGCTTTGAACTTGAAGTACATATTTTATTATCGCTACTAGCTTATGGCCTACTAGCCATTGCTGCGGGTCAGTCGGTATTATTGTTGATTCAAACCTATTATTTGAAAAACAAGCATCCCGGTGGGTTTATCCGTTCTTTGCCTGCCTTGCAAAGTATGGAAATGCTACTCTTTCAAATGATCATCGTCGGCTTTACCCTGCTGACGCTGGCGCTACTCAGTGGTTTTCTTTTTCTGGACAATATTTTTGCCCAGCATCTGGTGCATAAAACGGTATTGTCCATTATTGCCTGGCTCTTATTTGCCACACTTCTCTTGGGACGTTGGCATTTTGGCTGGCGTGGAAAAAAAGCCATTCACTTTACGCTAGGCGGTTTTATCTTTCTGATGCTATCCTATTTTGGTAGCAAGCTTGTGCTAGAAATCATTTTGCAAAAAGTCTGATACTGTTAATATCCATAAATTAGGTTGACTGAGCATTGAACGATATCCCCATTAGTATTTTACTTTCCGTTTTAGGCGTACTTATCCTCTTGTCCGGTTTCTTTTCCGGTTCAGAGACTGCTTTGGTCAGTCTTAATCGTTATCGCCTCAAACATTTAGTTAATTCCGGCCACAAGGGTGCAAAAATAGCCAGTTCATTACTTGCCCGTCCGGATCGTCTTTTTGGCCTGATTTTAATTTTTAATAATTTTGTTAATATTTTAGCCTCCGCTATTGCAACCATTATTGGTCTCAATTTATTTGGTGAAGCCGGTATCGCCATCGCAACGGGGATTCTAACCTTTATTATTTTAATTTTTGCTGAAGTGACGCCAAAAACCTACGCTGCACAACACCCTGAACAATTGGCATTTCCTGCCGCTTATATTCTCAAGGGACTAATGTTTATATTTTATCCCCTAGTTTACTTTATTAACACCATCACCAATGGCCTGCTGACTCTTTTTGGCATCCATAAGCCTGAAAACAATGATTCCCTAAGCCCTGAAGAGCTACGCACCATCGTTAATGAAACCGGCTCATTGATCCCAGCTAAACACCAAAAAATGCTACTGAACATTTTGGATTTAGAAGCCGTAAAAATTGAAGATATTATGATTTCTCGAAATGAAATCGTTGGTCTGGATATTAATGATTGCTGGGATGATATATTGGAACAGCTGACCCATAGTCTGCATACTCGCCTGCCTGTTTATGAAGATGATATCGATCATATTTTTGGCATTATACACTTACGTAAAGCATTGAGTATTGTGTCCAACCCCAATGCCAAGAAAGAAGATTTAAAGAAAATTATTGCCTCCTGTTATTTCATTCCAGAAGCCACTCCACTGAACAAACAATTGCTTAATTTTCAGCATAACAAACGCCGTACAGCCTTCGTCGTCGATGAATATGGTGATATACAAGGCATGATCACTTTAGAAGACATTCTGGAAGAAATTGTCGGGGAATTTACCACTGATCCAGCTGATACACTGATGAAAGAAGTACATCCTCAGGAGGATGGTACAATTCTTGTAGACGGAAGTGCCAACATACGCGATCTAAATCGCATGATGAACTGGAATTTACCAACCAATAATGCCAAAACAATTAATGGCCTGATGCTGGAATATTTAGAGTCCATTCCAGAGGCTGGCACTAGCGTCTTAATTGATAATTATCCTATTGAAATCAAGCAAATCATGGGGAATACGGTAAAAACAGTTAAAATTGAACCACAGATCAATCAGCAAGATGCGCTTGAAGAAGACGAAGATAATATATAAACATAAGATAACTAAGCCGAGTTCTGGATAATAAATAACGGTATTGTTTAGTTTGCACTATTGTGATGCGCTTCGTTCCTCAGCAGCATCCTACTTTCTACATCACTTGCAGACAAGCGTAGGGTGCTGCTGAGGAACGAAGCGCACCACTATTAAGTTAACTTGCTCGTAATTATTATCCAGAACTCGGCTTAACTATTCTGTATAAACCCGTACCCGATTGAACCGTTTATCGGTTCTTCTGTAATGTCTGTCTGTAAATTCATTTAAACACTGATAGATTGTGAACCAGGCCATGAAAAATATCAGAATTTTTACTATAGTTAGCCTGTCTGCACTTTAGTAAACGATTAGCTTAATAAAAATTAGCTTAAAAAAGAATAGCGTTAATTTATTTGTAAGGATTGGTAATAGTGTCACAAGTGAGCCTTTTATTTAAAGACCGCATATTGAGTGTTAACCACTTGGATCAAAACACTCATTTTATTATTGGTCATGCCCCAGAGTGCCAAATTCACATTGATAGCCTGGCCGTCAGTCCTCATCACGCTCGTATCACCTATGAAGATCGTGCTTATACCATAGAGGAACTCGGTAACGAAACCGATATTCTCATCAATAACAAGAAAATTGATACCAGTGCCGTACTATCGGACGGCGATCAAATCAGTTTGGGGAAACACACGCTAATTTTTACCTTTGATGAACGCAATGAAAACCGTGAATTCAGAGAACCTGAGCCTCCACCCGTTACCATGAAGAAAAGTGGCAAGGGTTGGGTACAATATCTAAATGGCCTAAGAATGGGCAAAACCATTCAGATCAAGAAAAACATGACCAATATCAGCGATGATAAAGCAAAAAGTGTTGCGCTGATTTCTAACCGTGCTGATGGATTTTATATTTCCTATCTTAAGGGAGCTTCCCCCAAAGTTAATAATGCAGTCATTGGAGAGAAAAGCACACTATTGCCAAGCAATAGCCGAATCTCACTTGGCTCTCAGGATATTTTATTTTATATAGAATAAATACTTCCGGTATTATTCACGCATAGCATCCAAGGCATCAATAGCTTCCACCAAGGTATCTACAGGATATACGGTGATGCCTGTAGGCAATTTCTTAGGTGTATTGGCCTTGGGGCAAATGCAATGCAAAAATCCCTGCTGTGCTGCCTGTTTTATACGCTCTAAACCACTGGGCACGGCACGTATTTCACCTGACAATCCCACTTCACCAAAGGCTAACCAGTCCTGTGGAATCACGCGATCCTGAAACGATGAAACCATCGATAAAATCAAAGGCAAATCGGTACTGGGATCAGATATTTTTAAACCACCCACCAAATTAACATACAATTCCTGATCAAAAATGGCCAGGTTACCATGGCGCAAAAGAATCGCCACAAGCATATTCAAGCGATTCTGATCTAGGCCAACCGCCAAACGGCGTGGATTGCCCTGACTCGACTCAACCACCAATGATTGTAATTCGACTAACATGGAGCGAGAGCCTTCCCATAGCGCAGCCACCATTGAACCTGGATGAGGCTTGCGACTACGGTTCAAGAAAATGGCAGAGGGGTCAGTCACTGCACGCAAATAACCGTTGTCCGGCATCATCGCTAAAATACCCAGCTCGTTAATAGAACCAAAACGATTTTTTTGGGAACGCAATTCACGAAAACGTGAGCCTTCCATCACCAACAAATGCATCATCACGTCAGCAATGTGCTCGACTACTCTTGGCCCTGCAACCCCACCATCTTTAGTAGTATGGCAAATAACAATCATCGCCACACCATTTTGTTTGGCATATTGTGTTAACGCATGAGCACATTCTTTTAATTGCGTTACGCCACCAGGCACGCCCTGCACATCGGGATGATACATAGACTGCAAGGAATCAATCACCACTATCTTAACTTTCAATTCGTTGATCATGGTTAAAACAGCTAAGACATCCGTTTCTGCTGCAATATCCAAGTGCTCAGTCACTAATTTAAGTCGAGCAGCCCGCATAGCGATTTGTGACAATGATTCTTCACCGCTGAAATAGATGGCAGGTATGTTATGACTCAATTCGCAAAGAGTCTGCAAAGTCAGAGTTGATTTCCCCGCACCCGGTGTACCAGCCAACAAAATCACACTACCAGGAACAATTCCCCCACCCAGCACTCGATCAAACTCACTATTTTGGGTGCTAAATCGGGGTAATTCATCCAACCTAACATCACTGAGCTTTTGCACTGACTCTTTTGCGCCCGCATAACCTTTCAGGCTCACTGGCCCTTTGGGACTTTTAATACCCTTCGGTTCTTTAAACTCATTTAAAGTATTCCATGCACCGCAGCTTTCACATTGCCCCTGCCATTTGGAAAACGTGTCACCACATTCGTTACAAAGAAATATTGCCTTATCTTTTTTTGCCATTTGCCCATTTCACTATAAATGCCTAGGGCTTCCCCCAAGCTTAATAAGAATATTAGTAAGTACCATTCTATTTGTATCTAAAATAAATTACTATACCTGAATCAAGTTATAAATATAAAAATTCAATAGCAACTTATTACTAATCAAGCAACTTAACAAGGAGAGCATCATGGAACTTTTTTCAGAAGACTGGATGAAAAGATTTACTTGATTACCCACAAAGCTCCGCCATATTTCGATAATTATACTATAATTATACTATAATTATACTATAATTAAAGTATAGATTATGTGTGGAGTAGAATGATGTCAAAAAATAAAATTCAGTTTCAAGAAGGTTATAGTTTATTTGAGCTTTTTAATGATTATGGCACTGACAAACAGTGCCGACAAGCCTTATTTAAATGGAAATTTCCTGATGGATTTGTTTGCCCAGAGTGTGGCAATAAGACTTATTGCACTCTAGAACATCGCCATCTTTATCAGTGCCACCATTGTCATCATCAGACATCAGCAACCTGTGGGACAATATTTGATAGTACCAAACTGCCTTTATCTAAGTGGTTTTTAGCGATTCATCTTATGACTCAATTGAAGACAGCGGTTTCAGCATTAGAATTAAAGAGACAGCTTAAGGTAAGCTACAATACAGCCTGGAGTATGAAACAAAAGATCATGCAGGTTATGAAAGAACGTGATGACAGTAAACCTTTATCAGGCATCATTCAAATTGATGATGCCTACTGGGGTGGTGAGCACAGAGGCGGCTCCAGAGGTCGTGGTTCAGAAAATAAAACACCGTTCGTTGCAGCCGTTTCTACTAATGAAGATGGACACCCGATTGCAATGAATTTAAATGTGCTTAAAGGGTTTAAATCCAGTGAAATAAAACGATGGGCACAAACTCATTTAACACCTGGAAGTACTGTTTACTCAGATGGGTTAAATTGTTTTCCTGCGGTTAAAGAAGCTGACTGTAAGCATGTTCCAATCGTCACGGGTGGTGGTGCGGCAAGTGTTGATAAAATTGAGTTTATCTGGGTTAACACTATGATAGGTAATATTAAAAACTCTATGAAGGGAAGCTATCATTCCATTAACTCAAAACATTTACCTCGGTATCTTGCTGAATTTTGTTATCGGTTTAATAGACGCTTTAACTTAAAAGACATGATGCCAAGGTTTTTATGCGTGGCGATGAAAACGCCACCTATGAATGGAAAGCTCCTAAAAATGGCGGAGCTTTATGGGTAATCAAGAAGATTTATGACGGAATGGAATAACGAAGCATCACTAGCCGGTGAACTTGCAAAAATCGGTTTTAATTCAACCATCGCTTATGGTATAGACGGAGAGGAACAGCCTAGAGGCATTATTCATATTGAAAATGGCAAAGCAACTGCTGCCGGTGCATATAATGGCGAAGATAATAATTGGGACTTACGAGCAAAAGAAGATACTTGGAAAAGCTGGATGAAAAAAGAAATGGGCATGATGGGATTAGGTGCAGCCTATACCACTCGCAAATTAAAGTGATGTGTCAACACTTTTCCGGACAGTTTTCTAAATATTTTTCAAGTGATTTTTGTCATTTTGTATTTCCTATCATTTTAGTTTCTCATGTTAACTTTAAACAGATGAAGAGAAAGGGCTTTTGCCCTCTGGAACGATAGAGCCGTTCCATTCACCCAAGGTATTTTCACAACGGTAATGATCCTGTTACAATATCTTCACGGCACAGGCTGAGGAGCCGATGGCCGTCAACGGTAATGGGCGGCATTTATGTCGCCTTTTACCCCTCTTCAATCAATCGATTTAAGCTATTTCCTGCTGTATTTCATAATCGACTGGTGACAAATAATCATTAGCCGAATGAAGTCGCTCCCGATTATAAAATACCTCAATATATTCAAATATTGCCTGCTTTGCTTCTACTCTGGTTTTGAATCGACAATGGTGCGTCAATTCAGTTTTCAAACTATGAAAGAAGCTCTCTGATACAGCATTGTCCCAGCAATTTCCTTTGCGGCTCATAGACTGAATTATGTTATGATCCGACAATATTTTTCTATGACTATCAGAGGCATATTGGCTACCTCGGTCAGTATGCCAAAGCAATCCATCCATTGGTTTACGCTTCCATATGGCCATCAGTAAAGCATCATTGACTAGCTTGGCTTTCATTCGCTCATCCATCGACCAGCCAACAATTTGCCTAGAGAATAAGTCAATGACAACCGCTAAATATAACCAGCCTTCCTTGGTGGCAATATAGGTAATATCACCCACATAGTAGCGATCAGGTTGAGAGACAGTAAACTCTCTTTCCAGTAAATTTGGAGATATACGCTTATTATGCTTGGAATTAGTCGTCGCTTTAAAGCGTCTCTTCGTTTTACAAAACAAACCGGCTTTTTTCATTAATCGACCAATTCTCCGGCGGCTTATATGAACGCCTTTTTCAGCCAGTTTTCTTTTAAGACGACGGGTTCCATAAGTCTTGCGACTGTCTTCAAACAGTTTTTTAGCTGCTCAGTAAGCGCTTCATTTTCTTTCTCTCTATCCGTTTTAGGAGAGCTAACCCAATCATAATAGCAACTACGGGAAACATCCATAAAACGGCACAGAATCGTTACCGGGTAATCTTTAGCCTGATCAGTTATCCATGCGTACTTCACAAAGTTTCCCTTGCAAAGTACGCTGTGGCCTTTTTAATAAATCACGCTCCTGAATCACTTTTGCCAATTCTTTTTTCAGACGTTTTACTTCATCATAAATGTGTTCATCACTTCTATTGGCTACCGTCTTCACCGGTTTGGAATATTTACTGATCCAGGTATGTAGAGTATTTACATTAACACCTAGCTCCCTGGCAGTCTGAGAAACGGGTTGATCCGTCTCATTAGCTAATTTGACAGCTGATTCTTTAAATTCTGATGTATAGCTTTTATTCGGTTTTTTGTTTGATCATTCATTTTAGGTCACACTTTTTATCTTTTAGTTATTTTAAGTTGTGTGTCCGGTTAAGTATAGCCACATTAAAGTTTGCCAATGGCGATTACAAAGCCATGATAAAAGAACCTCGTATGGCGGGTCCTTTTATTAAAAGTTTTACTGTGATGGGTCGGGTGTAAAATAATCGCCTTGAATAGAATACCTATTTTCTACTCTGAAACTGTTACCATGTAAATTCCGAGGAAAAAATATGACATAATATACATAGTCCTCTATACTCAGTATAATTATCTGGCAACACTATGAATTATGTATAAATTACAATTACGTCTACCAAAAATTAAATTTGCTGCTGAGCAAGCCAATAAAGTGACACCAAAGGGTGTTAATGAATGGTTGCAAAAAATTGATTTTTCAAACAATTCAAAAGCTCACAGCTATTTTTTAGAAACCCTGAAAAAGATTAATCGTATCGACCTCGATGTTACTATCCGCATGGAGGTCATGGATATCCTTGAACCCACCATCAAAATAATATTGGATGAAACCATCCAAAAATCCACTAGCACTAGCGGCTCACTTAATGAAAAAAATCTGGAAATCAGTAAACAAATACAATTTCTATTGGTAGAAATATCAGCAGCCTATAAAATCATCATCAAACAAATAACTGACAATGATGATTTAATGGCAAAAACACCTAGGTGATTTTTTACCCCAAGCCTGTTACAAAGTTATTCATAGTCTCTCTTGCTTGCTGATAGAACGCTATCAAAAATACCTATCAGAGCCCTCTTACGTCTGGTTTGAATTAAACCAAATTTATCATACCGCTGAACGCCTCGGAATTTTTGATCTTGAATTAGACAACCAACAAACTATCTTAAATGAATACATTCGTATTTCTGTGATTCGAATTTCAGATCCCTATCGACTGATGCCGGTTGAAATCCGTAAGTAATGTGGCTATACTTAACCGGACACACAACTTAAAATAACTAAAAGATAAAAAGTGTGACCTAAAATGAATGATCAAACAAAAAAACCAAATAAAAGCTATACATCAGAATTTAAAGAA
This genomic window from sulfur-oxidizing endosymbiont of Gigantopelta aegis contains:
- the rpsP gene encoding 30S ribosomal protein S16 — translated: MVTIRLARGGSKKRPFYQIVVTDSRSARDGRFIEKVGYFNPMARGQEVRLEVKKERVEHWLGQGAQTSVRVNTLLKESNKAA
- the ffh gene encoding signal recognition particle protein, encoding MFDGLTERLAKTVKNLRGQGRLSEDNIKDTLREVRMALLEADVALPVVKDFIEQVKKRAIGKEVIESISPGQAFIKIVNDELVVMMGESNNALNLSAQPPAVILMAGLQGSGKTTSVAKLARLLKQEKKSVLVTSADVYRPAAIEQLATLAKEVDVEFFPSDTSQKPVDIGLNAIDYARKKHLDVVIVDTAGRLHIDDEMMGEIKSLHAAINPVETLFVVDSMTGQDAANTAKAFDEALPLTGVILTKTDGDARGGAALSIRQITGKPIKFMGVGEKVDALEAFHPDRLASRILGMGDILSLVEDAQNKVDHKKAAKLARKIKKGKNFDLDDFRDQILQMKKMGGMSSLMDKLPGVSDIPNQVKEQVNDKELIKIEALINSMTPYERQKPEFIKGSRKKRITAGSGTQIQDLNRLLKQFKQMQKMMKKFSKGGMKNMMRSLKGRMPPGMGGGMGKMPF
- a CDS encoding cytochrome C assembly family protein codes for the protein MFITGFITATLYLASGAWLGFNLLNAKIIQDEPNKKILAIGFLALLIHAIILYADTVTRDGLNPSFLNSFSLVSWLVVLLYLVAEFRKPVETLGVLIFPTAAIAVFLQLFWPNATTLDNLSFELEVHILLSLLAYGLLAIAAGQSVLLLIQTYYLKNKHPGGFIRSLPALQSMEMLLFQMIIVGFTLLTLALLSGFLFLDNIFAQHLVHKTVLSIIAWLLFATLLLGRWHFGWRGKKAIHFTLGGFIFLMLSYFGSKLVLEIILQKV
- a CDS encoding HlyC/CorC family transporter; translation: MNDIPISILLSVLGVLILLSGFFSGSETALVSLNRYRLKHLVNSGHKGAKIASSLLARPDRLFGLILIFNNFVNILASAIATIIGLNLFGEAGIAIATGILTFIILIFAEVTPKTYAAQHPEQLAFPAAYILKGLMFIFYPLVYFINTITNGLLTLFGIHKPENNDSLSPEELRTIVNETGSLIPAKHQKMLLNILDLEAVKIEDIMISRNEIVGLDINDCWDDILEQLTHSLHTRLPVYEDDIDHIFGIIHLRKALSIVSNPNAKKEDLKKIIASCYFIPEATPLNKQLLNFQHNKRRTAFVVDEYGDIQGMITLEDILEEIVGEFTTDPADTLMKEVHPQEDGTILVDGSANIRDLNRMMNWNLPTNNAKTINGLMLEYLESIPEAGTSVLIDNYPIEIKQIMGNTVKTVKIEPQINQQDALEEDEDNI
- a CDS encoding FHA domain-containing protein — translated: MSQVSLLFKDRILSVNHLDQNTHFIIGHAPECQIHIDSLAVSPHHARITYEDRAYTIEELGNETDILINNKKIDTSAVLSDGDQISLGKHTLIFTFDERNENREFREPEPPPVTMKKSGKGWVQYLNGLRMGKTIQIKKNMTNISDDKAKSVALISNRADGFYISYLKGASPKVNNAVIGEKSTLLPSNSRISLGSQDILFYIE
- the radA gene encoding DNA repair protein RadA, with product MAKKDKAIFLCNECGDTFSKWQGQCESCGAWNTLNEFKEPKGIKSPKGPVSLKGYAGAKESVQKLSDVRLDELPRFSTQNSEFDRVLGGGIVPGSVILLAGTPGAGKSTLTLQTLCELSHNIPAIYFSGEESLSQIAMRAARLKLVTEHLDIAAETDVLAVLTMINELKVKIVVIDSLQSMYHPDVQGVPGGVTQLKECAHALTQYAKQNGVAMIVICHTTKDGGVAGPRVVEHIADVMMHLLVMEGSRFRELRSQKNRFGSINELGILAMMPDNGYLRAVTDPSAIFLNRSRKPHPGSMVAALWEGSRSMLVELQSLVVESSQGNPRRLAVGLDQNRLNMLVAILLRHGNLAIFDQELYVNLVGGLKISDPSTDLPLILSMVSSFQDRVIPQDWLAFGEVGLSGEIRAVPSGLERIKQAAQQGFLHCICPKANTPKKLPTGITVYPVDTLVEAIDALDAMRE
- a CDS encoding IS1595 family transposase → MSKNKIQFQEGYSLFELFNDYGTDKQCRQALFKWKFPDGFVCPECGNKTYCTLEHRHLYQCHHCHHQTSATCGTIFDSTKLPLSKWFLAIHLMTQLKTAVSALELKRQLKVSYNTAWSMKQKIMQVMKERDDSKPLSGIIQIDDAYWGGEHRGGSRGRGSENKTPFVAAVSTNEDGHPIAMNLNVLKGFKSSEIKRWAQTHLTPGSTVYSDGLNCFPAVKEADCKHVPIVTGGGAASVDKIEFIWVNTMIGNIKNSMKGSYHSINSKHLPRYLAEFCYRFNRRFNLKDMMPRFLCVAMKTPPMNGKLLKMAELYG